A single genomic interval of Spinacia oleracea cultivar Varoflay chromosome 6, BTI_SOV_V1, whole genome shotgun sequence harbors:
- the LOC110781488 gene encoding expansin-like B1, whose product MGSTIKNNGVFVVIIVFLPALSFCLEEPIFQSKATYYYATDGLGTPKGGCGYGEYGRTINDGNAAVVTSSKLYKGGASCGACYNVKCKEAVCDDGGVVVMVTDYGASDGETDFILSTHAFNKMALPNYEKDLRDYGKVEIEYQRVACKFPRKTLTVKVVEHSRFPSYLAFEFLYQSGDADITAVELFEDDTLEWKSCRRAYGAVWDIANPPRGPLTVRFFLDGSVSVRARWVLVPKVIPTFWQSGVTYGTSIHLH is encoded by the exons ATGGGTTCCACAATTAAAAACAATGGtgtttttgttgtaataatagTATTCTTGCCTGCATTAAGCTTTTGCTTAGAAGAGCCTATCTTTCAATCCAAGGCAACCTATTATTATGCTACTGATGGGCTTGGAACTCCAA aGGGAGGATGTGGATATGGTGAATATGGAAGAACCATAAACGATGGAAATGCAGCCGTTGTTACATCTTCGAAACTATACAAGGGTGGAGCTAGTTGTGGTGCATGCTACAATGTCAAGTGCAAGGAGGCGGTGTGCGACGACGGCGGAGTGGTGGTGATGGTGACGGACTACGGTGCATCCGACGGCGAAACCGACTTTATCTTAAGTACTCATGCATTCAATAAAATGGCATTGCCTAATTATGAGAAAGATTTAAGGGATTATGGTAAAGTTGAGATTGAATACCAAAGAGTGGCTTGCAAATTTCCTCGTAAAACCCTAACGGTTAAGGTTGTTGAACATAGCCGTTTTCCTTCCTATTTGGCTTTTGAGTTCTTGTACCAATCTGGAGATGCTGATATCACTGCTGTTGAATTGTTTGAG GATGATACACTAGAGTGGAAGAGTTGCCGAAGAGCCTACGGAGCAGTATGGGACATTGCAAATCCACCAAGAGGTCCATTAACAGTAAGATTCTTCTTGGATGGAAGTGTAAGTGTTAGAGCAAGATGGGTTTTGGTGCCCAAAGTCATCCCTACTTTCTGGCAATCTGGTGTTACTTATGGCACTTCAATTCATCTTCACTAA